The Manis pentadactyla isolate mManPen7 chromosome 12, mManPen7.hap1, whole genome shotgun sequence genome contains the following window.
ATTGGCACAATTATCAGATAAACTGATTTTGAAAACAGCATTTCAGATGAACTTAGGTAAACAAAtatcagaagagagagaaaaagatgaagagATTACATTGATACTCCATCAtcataaaaataaagtatctgCTTAGCTACCTGAATTGTGAAAGTGCTATAATCAGGGTTTTAATTCAATACCTCCTGATTTGCTTTCCTCATTATCCTCATCCACCCTGTCCCCAAGGAAGCTATAGTGACCTTGCAAGTTATCACCCATGCAGAGAAGACTGGGTGCTGAAATATCTCTCCAATCCTGGCATGAAGGGATACGGATGTGTTTGATATCttcatttccaggaatgaaaccaAATAGTTTTTTTATGCGCTGCATGATGAGGAGCCGTGAATGCTGTTCTGCAGCTTGTTCAAAGAGCTCTCTCTCATTGTGGAGGTGGTTGGTCCAGTAGCAATGCTGCAGAGAGGTGAGGGGAGAGCAGCACCTGGCCAAACAGGAGGAGACAAGGGCAGCGGTGGTTGCCAAGGTGATCAAAATCCAGCCCAGCATCttcacatcattttttaaaagaaaaacagaatatcaATACATCAAATATTCTATGAACAGCTATAATAAAAGAGATTTCTATAGAGAACTAAACTGTGGGTAAGCAATTTGTTTTTCTAGTCTTTGCCATATTAACAAAGTGCTGATCATTTAATATGGACATCCACATAGATGGATGCAGGTGTGATGGATGGTATGGGCCAACCACTTCAACATGGCTTTTAGATTCCAAAGGATATTGGCCAGTTAACTTGGAAAGGATTCTAAGTACCGTCCTTGAAGTGGCAGACACTATAACCCACCAATTACCCTTGCATAAGGTATATAAACATTCTTTGCTTTTAGCTCAAATTTACTTTTCAACCATCAGGTAGAGTCTCAAGCATTTGTTGGTGCTTAATAACCACTTCATAAttatgatgatgaagatgatgatATGATAGATAATAATGGTCACATCATAAGGTGTTTTTGATGATGTGCCAACAGTATTCATGAATATTTCTTCCTGAGTtgctctttccttttatttttcatgacTAAAGAAGAAAGTCAGTGAGCAGACTCTCATGTCCCTAAATGTATAGTAccctattattttccttttcgtTTCCCTCTTCTTTCAAATAGCCATTTACTGACCAGTTTTATGAttcatttttgaaatgtactTTGAAAGGAAAATGAACTAGATAGTATCTGCAACTATATAGTGCCCACTCTTCAAGCCTGATTTAAATAGTTTCTTTCTACTCTTAGAATCCTTTGTcttattcttttaattattttaatttaattcttttaattatcccttttaattattcttttttcaGTATTTAACAATTGTTACATAAAGTGACAGAGACAGGTTGCACAcatatagggaagccacagaagGCAGCCACAGTCTGGGAAGTGAAGGTGTCTTTTACAACCTGTGATTCACCACCAGGCCTAGAATTACCAATATATACACAGCAGGATAGCTGCACTGTATGGAGGCTAAAACCTACACAGTGACACTCATTGAAATTTAACTTACTAGAAGCCAGCATGGTGGAGGAAAGTCTGTCTCTGATGTCCATTAATTCATCAGCTGTCACTTATGGAATCCCAGGTTACCTCCCACCATGTGCTGTATGTGGTGCTTGCTTATGGGGACTCACATGTGAATAACTTAAGGTACATTCATTCTTTCCACAGACTTTAACCTCAAGAGGGAAACAAAATATCAAACCAAGAAATACAGTAAAAGTGATAGTTTTTGATATGAGTAAACACGGGGCCAGAGGAAGCCCAGTAGACATGAACTCACTTAAGGAAGGGGAATAGCAGGGAGTACTCCCCAGAGCATTATCTCCTCTGGGGAGTACTCTGCAGAGCAGATAATGCTCAGACTTAAATTATTAAAGAGGAGTTCAGCAGAAGCAAGGAGAGTTCTAATaagagaagaagacagaaaaataagagaGTAAAGAGTTGGGAGAACCTCAAGAAGTTTGGATTCACAGGGTCATAGGAGTCATGTGTTAAAGTGTCAGGGGCCAGATTTAAAGCACTTTTTATGTCAGGCCAAAAATTTGGATTTGTGCCTAGGCTAGTAGAAATTCACTAAAGGACTTTATATAAAGAGTGGGGTTCATCATCCAATATCCATTAGAAAGATAATTTTGGCATTAGTGTAGAAGGTAAATCGAAATGGGGTGAAACACATGTCAGGAAGATATTTTAGAATGAGGTATGGGCAGAGAAGGAATTTGAACTTAGTAAGATCTCCTGGTCAACCCAGAGTAATCCAAATGAAAAACAGTGTATATTCCTCAAATGAGATTGAAATTTGAGATAGTTTCAGAAGACAGCTTGGCAAAATGAAAACAGCATGATCATTTAATACCTCCACCAGCCATTTATTAGCTATATGAAATTATGAAAGTCACATAAACTCTTtgagctttggtttcctcatctgtaaaatgtagttGATTATACCAATCTCTTAAGATTATGAGATTTATAGTTAAGATATGAATTTATACAGTATATGTTATATAGTATATGTCAAACATCTTGATAAATATTAGTTTTGCTGTTGCTAAACCAAAAATTTTTCTGGCTGATCAATGGTGCTCAGAACTGAGAAACTCTCTTTTCACAGAAGTCTGTGTATGCATTAAATAACACAGTTTATTTTGACTTAAAGAAAAATCTTACCCATGGGtattatatcttaatttttcttaagcaagaacattttttttaagtcaaaactGTCCCATTGAGGTAGAGGCAAAAAATCTCAGACATATAAATCAGTCACAGGGATGTAAGTACAGCCTAGAGAATATATAGtcattgattctgtaacatctttctatattgacagacagtaactatgCTAGTTgagatgaggatttaatagtgtAGATAACTGTTGGATTGCTATagtttatacttgaaaccaatataatattatacattaactatactttaataagaaaaaataaaatagccccACTGATTATTTGACTTTTCACACATCTTCACATTGCTGCTCTGCCTGAGCTTTAAGGCCGAAATAAAAAGATTGAAGCAAAGCCTATCTTAATAGGATTTCTAATTTTGCTTAAACTGGGCCATATGCAACATTTCAATATTCTGTATTttcacagtaatttttaaaacctaAATCACATTAGCACTTCGAAGTTTAATAACTGAAAAGTGAAGAATCAAAATATGTGTATGCCTTAGCAATAAATAGTTTAAATATGAATGCATTTTTATTGTATTGCAGTGGTTTGAAATACGCTTTTTTCTCAAATCCCTTGGAGAAACTGATGAAAGCCAATGATCCTTTCTCTATTGACAGAAAATAtacttttatacttttttaaCTTAAACTGTAAGTGCAGTAAGTTTTGATATCCCTCCCACGTTGCTCCATTCCCTCACACAAACCTGCCTAAGCAGACTAAATTTAGAACCATCATTGGAGTTCATTTTTAAGCATAATTAAGCTTCCTgtaattttagatattttaatacataagtatgtatatttaagaatatatatatatgcaggaaGACAGAATGTAGTTAATATAGCAAAAATTTAAtaacaatatttaaaattcattgtttttaataaagaTTCTGGATATAACATTGAGCACTTTAGATATATTAGTGCATTTATTACCCACTCTAACCCTATGTGGTAGATGCTAtttatatccccattttacagctgagaaaagtAGAGCATGGATAAGTTATATAGCTCACTCAAGGTTTTGCAAGTTAATAAATGGCAAAGCAAGACTCGAACCCATGTCTGCTGACTCTAAAGCCCAACATCCTTAACTATACTTAGATAGCTGCCCAGTAGAAATCAGTTTGGTGAATAACACCTAGTTTGTGTTTCATAATCCAACAATATGAAAAGCAGCAGGAATGTGAAATGTTGCCAGTGACTGTAGTTAATATGGGATAgcatagcagaaaaaaaaatcaagaacttACTTGTGACTGGTATCTGTGCAGAAGTGCTACTTCATCTCTTACCAGCATCATGTCAGATGGAGCTGATTTGCAACATGGAAACCCAGCTAGGATCTCTTCCCGTTTGCTGGCACTGACATTCTCAAACACTGGGTAATGGTCAACAGATGCGAATTCACTTGCTGCACACTCATAGTAAGTGCCTGTCAGCAGGGTCACTGCCAGCCACGTTAATGGTGCAACAAGTGCTCTCCCCGTGATGCTGAAGAACCTGAGGCAAGCCAGCTTGCGTTCCAGGAGGCTGATTCTCCGGCGTGGAGGTGCACAGCTGCAGCAGTATTCACTGGTAATTATCCACATCTGGCTTCTTAGAGCATAGCCAGCAAGCAGAAGAATCACAGCAGGAATGACTAGAAAAGCAGAACCATAATAGAAATTTTTCCCAACCTGACAGGGACATCTGAATGTGAAAGAGGAGAACAGTTGTTGCCCACCAATAGTCAAAGCAGCAATTAAAGAATTGATAAACGTTCCACTTTTCTGCAGAGAAGCTAGAACGTTGTTAAGAGTTGTGCTCATTGTTGGGAAGCTCTTACACAGATCAGCTTGTCGCCCTTTCTGATCATCAGACTCCGCCAGCTGTAACCACTATGGGATGTTACTGGTTTAACTGGTTGTGTCAAGTGACCCAACATCCTTACATGTTTAAAGGATTCTggcatctttccttgtgtacttAGTGAATCCTGAACTAATAAATGCACTTCAGATTACAGGTGGAAGAAGCGGAAGGAAATACTCATTTGGTATGGCATGGAGCAAATGTCTTCAGTGTATCTTCCCACTAAAAAGAAGACAGTTTTCTTGCAAAGCAaccttctgccatctttccatgtgctgctttgtGTGATACAAAATGCTCAGCACcagcaaacagcagcagaagccagagaactTTCTGGCCTTTGTACAAGATCAGGATTTGGTAACCATAAAATTATCACATAAAGAATAATTAAAGTTACCAAATAGTAGAGCAATCTAAAATTTAGGTCTGTCTGGAATTTCCATAACCTAAGAGTTCTGCCAGAAGATCCCAACAGCCTCTCCCAAGAGAAGAATAAGACTCGGGTAACCCCAAAGCCAAATCACAACACACAGAACATtctaactttattttaaaatgtagctgTATTGACAGAATATAATGTAATATCATGTTGCTTTATAAGTTAAGTGAAAAATTTGTTTATATGGTATCTTTTTGTTTTATGAACATGTGATATTTGGGAATTAATAAAGATATATctataaacaagaaataaaatgatccAATATGTAAggtattttctatatttatttaatcAGCAAATGTCTGTCGTTTAACTTATATATAAAACAACTAGACCAGGCTTGGTTGACTTATAAAAAGTGAATaagattaaaaatttttcaaataaactcTCTACTAGACATGATTAAATACATAATTAGTGAATTGAAACATAATGctaaggaatttacctgaagtgCAGCACAAAAATCACAccatataatatattttaaaaatgaattaaaggaCATAGAAGACAGATTAAGCAACTCTATGATCTTTCTAATAAAAGTtccagaaggaaaaatgaagggACAGACatagaagcaatatttgaagagaaataaatgagaattttGCAGAATCCAAGTTCTCACATCAAAAGAGTTCTAGGTGTTCTCAGAAGTGTAAAGATAAATCCGTATATAGAAACGTCACAGTAAAACTGCAGACCGTGAAATTAGAGATTCTTAAGAGTTACCAGAAAGGAGAGATACGAATCTATACAAGAGTGACAATGGCCTGGCAGACTCATCGTGAcaacagagaccagaagacaggACCTTCAGGGTGCATAATAACAGTTAAACTGTCATTTAAGGCAGAGCAAGACTGATAAAGACTAAGGGAATTTACCACTCACAGAACCTCATTAAGAGAAGTATTAAAGGATATATTTCAGCAAGGAGAAAAATGAACTCTGAGAAAagacaggagagcagagaagaaTGACGAGTAcaaatatgacattttaaaagTTCCTTTAATTTTTAGCTATAGAAATAActaccttttattttaaaaaatacaactaagGCAAGACATGGTTATAAGATACTGCTACCAAAATATCCTTCAACAGGTAATTGGATCAACACTGAAAGAAGTTGAAAGAAgaatttattatttacatttatctAGAGAAGGGGGCATGCCAGGCCACACGGGCCCACTTGGGGAGGCACCAGGTGAGGTCAGGAGGCAGAAAGAAGAAGGAAGCTTCAGTCGAAGCTTTTACTGGGGTTTCCATGGTAAAGGGAAGGCCAGGGCTCAGGATTAGCTAGTTTAAATAATTCTGGGGGGCTTTGGGGAATATGGGGTGTTGCTGCTCATCTGTTGCCTGGTCCTGAGTGGATCTGGGGCAGGGGAAATGTTGGTTTGGTCTATAAGAGTTAAATAAGAAGGTGATTGAGAGGAGAGGCTCTGGATCACATGGGAGTTATAAATTACTTTGACTGTTAGCCTGGCCCTGTTATTAACAGATATCACACTGACAAAGAATATAAGATAATGCAGTTAAAAcagggatgatggaaatgttaatTATATTGATTGGTTTGATGACTTCAGGGGTGTATAAGTGCTATAACTCCTTAAACTGtgtatcaattatatcttaattaaTCCCCACAGAGCCATATGATGAGGTACTAATATTATCCTCaacctttcacagatgagaaaactgagggctGGAGAGATTAAGAAAATTGCACAGGGCCACACAGAGGTGAATGGAAGAGCCAGGATTAGGGCCACGGTAGTCTGGCACGCACTCTTAACTGCCACACCAAAGCTGGAGTGAACTCACCTACAGAGTGATTAAAAAATAGAGGCAGGCTGATTACAAGTGACATCCCAAAACAAGACCCCACACAAAGCTTGAAAAGCAAAAGTATTGGAATATATATCACTgggataataatattaatataatacAAAACTGAACTGAGGGCAGAAAGTGTCTAAAGGGCTGATTTTGAACACTCCATCATAACAAAAGGAACCTTTTCATGAAGATATGACAATCATCAACTTGTATGTCTGTGACTGCATAGCtttgaaataaataaagcaaaaactcatcaaattataAGGAGATTTCTTATAGAGAGATGTTTTAAACATATCCATATTAGAAATGATTAATTCAGTAAACATTAGGACAAAAgatgtgaaaaacaaaattagcaaactttgatatatatatatatatagtattccaTACCCcgaaaagagagaagaaacatttttataaattccCAGTAAATTATTTGCCAAAACATGTTGATCATGTACAAGATAACAAAGGAAATTTCAATATTAGTGTCCAATAACAAGGAAACAGATTAATAAACCATCGTGTAGAATGCTGTAATAGTGGTGGGCAATCTGACTCATATGCCAAACTAGCCCACTGCCTGTTTTGTATGGCTTGTGAACTAAGAGtggtctttacatttttaaatggttgggaacatttttaaaaaatattttatgacatgTGAAAATTTCATGAAATCCAAATCTCaatgtttataaataaagttaTTAGCACATGGCCACACCTATTCTGCAATTGTCTATGGCCGCTTCCCCAGCATAACAGCAGAACTGAGTAGCTGAGACAGTCCATATCGCTTTGAAGCATAcattatttactatctggccttttacagaaaagtttgccGACCTCTGCTATAGAGCTGTGAAAATAACTAGAGTGACAACTATGCATATAGATAAACCTTAACAAATAACTTTGAAAGAATAATGCAAGCTGTAGGATGTGTGCAGTGTGATATATTACAGGAAGCtttattattacatattttttgtgGCTACTAACACCATGTATATTTAAAACCATGTAtaagaatgacaaataccaaGTTCTGGGGAGTGGTGACAGCTGAAGAGGAAAGAATAGGATCAAGGAGGGTACAGGATATGTCAACTGTGCCTCTACTGCTTTATTGTTTAAACCAAAGCCTGAAGTATATGTGACAATTTGTTCAGTAGAGCTTGGTAgtaagtaccacatcttccttatgtttaaattttcatattttaaaaaatccatttaataGAGAATATGGGAAGTGAGGAAGTAGAGAAGGAAATTGTAGGCCATTCTTTCAGGAAACTGTAGGAAAGGATGGAGCATTGGTTGATTAGAAGTCACTATGGGGTGTCAGAGTCTTGCGGTATAGGAGATGATGATGAATCCTTAAGTTTTATTGTTTACTGTTAAAAGACTAATGACTTCATCTGCCGAATGTGTGTGTCACTGGTCGATGATTGTGCATGCTTACAACTATGAGTAATCACTTTTCTTATGGGCTTTATAGCCAAATGGTTTCCTTGTTAAAATTTAGCCCTGTCTGTCCAACACATAAAATGTCTACTCCCCAGCAGGGACCCACCAGTTCATTCACTAAGTGTATGCTGACACATTGATAAGGGAAATTAGGTCTGATGGCCAGAGCTGTCCTCAGGGGCTTGGGGCACCAAGCATATCAACACTGattttatataaagaaatttgattaaaataaacaccaaaagcagacttaaatataaaaagaacctgCAAAAAAGATAAACCCCTTACCCAGATGTTACAGCAGCTGGAAGTGGGTGATCCCAGATGATGATCAAACAGTGATGGATCTCCTCTTTGAGCTTCTCCCCAGTGCCTACTCAGCCACCCACCTGTCTCCTAAGGCACAAGCATGGGGGAGGCCCAGCTCCCCATTTACTTGGGTTGGATGGTTTGCAGTGCAGATAAAATGAGATTGTGAAGAAGGTGTCATTCACTCAACCCCAGCTCCGAGACTGagagagctccaaacaaaagaggGAAAACTTCTTTTCagcattattttgaaatgattcttTCCTAGTTTGCTGCCAGGGCAGACACTGTATATCACCTACTTGTCTGGAACACATCTTTTGTGTTCTATTTAAGTGAACAGCAATTTCACATAAAAGGAAAGAGCCTGGGGAACACACAGTTCCCTCAGATCATAAGAGCTGCTGAGGGCAAGTGGGTTTTCCTGTCTGAACACCAACAAGCCAGCGTCCTGCTGCTGTGCTTACCAGCCAGGCTCATGCAGCTTGTGTCTTTGTGCAGGAGCACCTGACAGGCACTCCTTCCTTAAGCCATATGGTGTTCCTGGCAGAAGGGGCATGGAAGAGGGGGAGAAATGCTGCACACACGATGTCCTGGATTCTCATAGCGAAATCTACTCCAGTACCACCACTCCCTGACCACCAAGTATACAGGCTCTTCCTATGTGTTTTCCGGAACTGGGAATTACTCCAGACTAGGCCCAGCAACATGTCATCACCATACCTTAGTACCTTTTGTGAGTCTACCACTGAAATTTTAATAGTTTGCTCTAATATAAGTAGACTGTGTGCAATATAAAAAATTTGATTTGGAGTCAGCAAATTTAACCCAAATCCTTCTTTGTTGACTACTACCCAGCCAACCTTGTACAAATTTCACAACCTGGCTTTTAGATTCCTATTCTGTTAAATGGTAAAAATTACAGTATTGACTACTTAACagttaaattaaaatgagatgaaaatgaaaaccatgTTGTAAACCATAAAGTTCATATAAATATGAAGAGTTATTAATCTGCTACTGAAAAGCCTCCCATGTACCACAATCCAGCAAAACTGATTTTCCTGGGAATGGTGTCATAGAACGTAGGCATTAAGGGAAATACCCTAAATATCATAGAATATGATTCAATATATTTACCTGCAAGCATAATTACTGTTTATATAGTTCATTATAATATGTTTTATAACCCACATTATCTCTTTGATATTCACCAATATTCTGCGAGGTGGGTATTACTATGGCCGTTTTGTAGATGTGGAACTGACACATAAGCAATAAAatggcttgtccaaggtcacacagccagtaaatggCTAAACTGCAACTTAGCCTGAGCCTTTCAATAGTCCTAGGCTCTTTCAACTACACCACACTCTTCTTCAAAGTGTCAGCAGTCTTTCACTTTATAGCAAGAATTTCCCAGAACATGTCTGGCTGATTGACTCAGACTGTAATAAGTAGGCAACTATTTTCTTAAACTGCGTTTTGTGCTTCTGTGTCTGGAACAGTTTTGATCTTCTGTATCCTGCAGTTGTCAAGATGAGGGAGTTTCTTGTTTTAACTTTAAGTATCTAAACTCCTGCATAAATAAAGCCTTCAACAGCTCACATCTCAGGAACTATCAAAAGGAAGCTAAGGGCTTGCTTTTTCTGACAGAatcattatatacattattaaattgtAGAACACCCATTTTGAGCAACAGTTTTGTAAGAAAATATCAGCACCAAATTCTATCACTCCTTAAAACTGCTGCTTATGAAAAAAATGTCACGAGATATTTGAATTTTGTAATCACACAAGATGGAGGTCTGTAATACCCATTATTTGGGTGATAATTTGATACCCATTAGAATTGTTGATTAGGTTCAAACCCAAGATTTAGTACCTATAGGTTGCTGATTCTGTCTTGAACTCACACAGCAATCAATATGAAGACTGAATAATGCTAACATTTAGATCTATTTTGGATTGTGAAGGTTTCTGTTTGTGATTTTAGAACGCCTTGGCATGAGATCAAAGCACCACTCTTGTACTCTCCCTTGGGCTAAAGGATTTTCAGTAGCCAGGGCTTCTGGTCTGACTTCCGACTATCAGCTTTTATACCTCTAGATTACAACTTGTCCTCACAAGTAAAGCAGTATTTGATCAGTGGCAAGGTATGTGAGGATAAAACAGGTTGATTTCGGATTGTTTTCCTCTTCAGTTCAGTGAAAAGCAAAAGCAATAGAGTGCAGAAGTAGCACTTGTGTCTCAAAGCAAGGAGGAGCTTGCAAGACAAAACAAGGACAAAGACTGATACACCTTTAaggtaaaaatcaaagaaaagaatTGAAGATCATATTCGTCATCTTTCAAGCACTATGTCTCGTCCTGCACACAGAAGACCAGAATACCGTAAAATAGTAAGATCTTTTTATAAACATATTCTCAGAGATTTTTTTGTCTACTtcacagaaaatgttttcttgagtgatttctgatttattttgaaaGGTGATGCTAAAAATAGACTTTTGCATGAAGCAAGGGAGTCTTTAGTGAAGTGAATCATAAATGACACCTCTGGGAATAGTTACAATGATCTCTTCTTACTGTAACAGAATAATCAATTCTTTATACATATTTTAGAATCTTTTTTTGGACTAATTAAATCTATAGAAGTATCAACTTCTTTGTTActgaaagaaaagtatcaaacTATTaagcaattctttgtatttcatacTTCTTGAACTAGGAAATGAAAGGTATATAAAATAGTTGATTATGTGTTAAACTGAGCAGgaataagtcatttaaaaaaccTGGTATTAAGAGATTGCTTTTAAACATGTATTTCTTTATCTTCAGTATGTTTATTGTTGTAATTTAGTATGTGCTATTaccctttttatatatttcaagtccagagttatttttaaaacctaattATTTGAAGATTAGATTTAGATATTCTTTAATCCTCTCATTAAGAATTCAGAAATTGCAGATGTGAAAACTCATCATTAAATTTAAGGCTCTTTTAATTATTTCAAGAGACTGATGGGCATTGGataaaatcaaataatttcaGCTATGGTACTCAGAATTATAGAAGTAGCACTTGTGTCTCAAAGCAAGGAGACACACCCCACCTGCAGATGCCCTCTCTGGCATTCTGggatcttcatttatttttatgtggaGCTTTCAAATACTAAAAAAATTGTACCTGGTTCATATTGCACATAATCACTTGACTTATATATCagttaaaacacatttttatccTCATATATCCAAAACCTC
Protein-coding sequences here:
- the CALHM4 gene encoding calcium homeostasis modulator protein 4: MSTTLNNVLASLQKSGTFINSLIAALTIGGQQLFSSFTFRCPCQVGKNFYYGSAFLVIPAVILLLAGYALRSQMWIITSEYCCSCAPPRRRISLLERKLACLRFFSITGRALVAPLTWLAVTLLTGTYYECAASEFASVDHYPVFENVSASKREEILAGFPCCKSAPSDMMLVRDEVALLHRYQSQMLGWILITLATTAALVSSCLARCCSPLTSLQHCYWTNHLHNERELFEQAAEQHSRLLIMQRIKKLFGFIPGNEDIKHIRIPSCQDWRDISAPSLLCMGDNLQGHYSFLGDRVDEDNEESKSGGIELKP